The sequence accaccccacccttgACACACACTTCCAGGTGAGTCCAAGGTGCAGTCAGGATTAGGAATTTCCATGCGAAGCCTGAATTGGAGAGAGTTTCAGGGGATTCCATTCCAGTGTGCAGTTTTTACACTTTGCATAAAATATGATCCCATCCATGGTTACTTGCGACCTTGCCACAAGCTCTCAGGGTGACCAGGCAAGGATTACAATCTCCCTTTCACTGAGCAGAAAACGGAGGCCCTGGGGAATCAAGTGACAACCCCCCCTCCCAACACCCCATGGTCATGGTGTCTGCCAGTGGTGGGGATACGATTAGAACTTGGGCTTCTGAGGTTCTCCCTTCTGCACCAACTGGATAAACCCAAGTTCCAGGAAGTCCCAAGGACACTAGCAGGGGAGACAAGccagagaagggaggggcagagtagCAAACAAGTGCAGGGCAAGGTTCGGGTGGCTGTCTCCTAGCCACCTGGAGAGGCTCCACCTGCTTTAAGGACACAGGCATTCACATGCCAGCTCTGGTTGTGCATCACCCGGGAAGCCACTTGTCCTTGgtgtgcctcagtctccttatctgcaaaatggggctgCTAATCCTTGCCCTGCCCCCACTAGGATGGTCATGGAATGTCAAGCTCTCTAAAGATACAAATGGTTATGTTGTCAAGGGAAGGTGCACATCCCCACTCAGAAGATCCCTAAGGACAGAACTAAAACCAGCCGTTCATTCATCTGGGATACattcttgagcacctactgtgtgccaggcactgtgatgTAGTTTTTTTGAATGCTGGTATGTTGATGAGGTTGGTGGGGTCCAGGAGCctatggccaagaaagaattctggagACATCTTCTGTGCAAaagggtggttttattaaagcacggggtcAGGACCCACGGGCAGAAAGAGGGgttgcctgctgctccctgctgccctgggattgTGAGGGGGCAGTGATTATACACCTTGGGTTGGGATAAGTAAAAATAAGGGAAGTTCCAAAAGGagtttcatatgctaaagaagactcacaggatcctggaggaATGTTATAATCTGCGGATCTCACtatctcaagtatttgtcaacgggctgcaggttataaggagaTTTAATTtgatctgcctttgtttcccacatcagctGTACAGGTCTTGCTTCTTTCAACCCTCGCAAGAACCCTGGGGGGTCAGGGCTGCTGTTGcccccactttacaaatgaagaaactgcaCCTTAAGTGAAcgaattttaattcatttgatcaTTTCTTCATTCACCAAGCCTGTACTAAAAGCCTGTTctgggccaggctctgggccaaGTGCTGAGGACATGAAGATGAACAAGTCCTTCAGGAGACATGCCCATAAATTACTTTAATGACGACTCAGTACATGCTTCCACCGACAAGTCAGTGGTAGCCGGTGGAGGAGCAACTGGTTCCCCTGGGGTTATGGGGACGAGCAGCTGACTTTCCGTGGGACCTCGCACCGCTAAGGTGCCCGTGCCCGGTGCGGTGGTGGCAATCACAAAGCCGATGTGTGTTCCTTCTGTGTCGCTTCTCTGAAAGCTTTGCTGTGTGTTCCCTGGAAACCACTTCCATCCCTGAGCTTCTGTTTccagcttgggatccctgggtggctcagcggtttagcgcctgcagaggcccagggcgggatcctggggtctcaggatcgagtcccacgtcaggttccctgcatggagcctgcttctccctctgcctgtgtctctgcgtgtgtctctctctctctttctctctctctctctgtgtctctcatgaataaataaataaaatgtttttaaaaaaaaaaaaaaagaacttgggcTTGTGATCCTGCAGCCCCGGGGACCTAAAGTTCGGGCCCCTCACCTTCCGGTCAGTTGGAGCTTGGCCCCAGCCAGTCCCGGGATCAGCCTGGGAGGGTCAGCCCAAACCCCTTGCAAAGGGCCCAAACACCCCGGGGAAGCGCTCCGAGCCCGCGGCACCGCCTGGGGCCCGAAGGGCGGAGCTCCGGGGGGCGTGGCCTGAGCCCGGAGGCCCGCCCAGGAGCGTCCGGCCCAGCCAATGAGCGCCCGGGGGCGGGGAAGCCCCGCCTCCGCTATAAGAaggggcggcgcgggcgggcgggcgcgcagGTCTGGGAGCCCGCGGCGGTGCGGACGCGCGGGCCCAGCTGCCGGGAGCCGCGACCGCGGGGCGCGCGAGCTCGGAGTTGGGCGCGCCCGGGGCCGGGCGGCTGCACGAGTCGGGCTCCGCCTTCCCTCGCCCggctgggctgcagggagggcGCGGGACGCGGACCCCTCGCCGCGGAGGAGGAGCCTTCCGGCGGGACCCGGGGAGCCCGCGCCGACCCCCGCCCGCATGGCCGACCACCTGCTGCTCGCCGAGGGCTACCGCCTGCTGCCTaggccgccgcccgccgcgcccgcccacGGCCCCCACGCGCTCCGGACGCTGCAGCCCTACCCCGGCCCGGGCCTGGACGGCGGCGTGCGGCCGCGGGGGGCTCCGCtgggcccgccgccgccgccgccgccgccgcccggggcccTGGCCTACGGGGCCTTCGGGCCGCCGCCCGCCTTCCAGCCCTTCCCGGCCGCCGGCGGCGCGCACTTGCAGCCGGTGGCGACGCTGCACCCGGGCCGCGCGACCGcgccccccggcgccccgggAGGGCCCCCGTGCCTGCAGCCGGCGcccggcgccccggccccggccccggccccggccccgccgccgcccgcgcacGCCCTGGGCTGCATGGACGCCGAACTCATCGACGAGGAGGCGCTGACGTCGCTGGAGCTCGAGCTCGGGCTGCACCGCGTGCGCGAGCTGCCCGAGCTCTTCCTGGGCCAGAGCGAGTTCGACTGCTGCTCGGACTTGGGGGCGGCGCCGCCCGCCGGCTCGGTGAGCTGCTGagggcggccccgcggccccgcgtgCCCGAGGGGAGACGGGTCCGCGGCGGGCGCCGCGCTGGGGCGCGGACGTGGCCTCGCtccaggccctgcctcctgcaggaCGACAGCGGAGCTCCACCTCCCCGACCCGGAGCCTCAGCGGTAAAGTGGAGGGGACTGGACCCCCATTTCGGACTCCCGGTTCTTGGATTCTCTGCAcgcccccaccccgactcccctAATCTGAGCCATCGCAGGCTGCTGCCTGCTACCCCTTCTCTCCTTGTGCAACCCGCTGCGGTCACTGGGTCCCTGGAGCCGCCCGTCCGCGGGGCCTCCACCCTGCCGCCTGGGCCCCCGCCTTGGGGAGGGGAACGTTCTACAGCCCTCGCCCCGTGCAGTGGAGCAATATGCCCCATCTGGCCTCCGACACCAAAATAAAACTGGGTCACTTTACAGTCTTGCGTTTCCATTTCTTTACCACTCCAACAACCCTGCACTGTATTTGGCTGCTAGGGTCCCCCTGGCCGTTGGGGACCCTGGGTGGGATGGAAGCCACAGCCCCTGGCAGTGCCCAGGAAACCAAGAGTTTCTTTCAAGCAATATTGCGAGTTGTGCAACTGTTACATCATAATCTGGAAGGCAGAGGCTGCCAGGCGGTGGAGTAACCCAAAGGCTCCTCGGCtcctgggaggggtgggaggctCCGTGGTGCTGCCCTCACCTGTTTGCCCAGGGCggcagggaggccagaggggagctgCTGGGTGGATCCGAGGAGTCACACACTTCTGGCTTTGAATCGGGACTTTCCTCAGCCAAGACACCATCCATTCAGGTTTCAGAGGCTATTTCCCCAGAGGTAGGGTCCCCATCTCAGGTGTGATGAGGACCAAATGCAACGTGAGGCCTGTCGCACGCAGTGCCAGACACCTAGGCAGCCTCGGTAAATGGTAGCGATGCTTATCCACAGACTGGCCCTGGCTCTATTCCAGGCCTTGTGCCAACCTGGTCAGTGCTCTCCTGGAGTCACACACCAGGTGGAAGTAAGGGGGTGACCTGGAAATCAGCTCGCCGTAGTGACAAGGACTAGAAAACAGGATGGCCAGGTACACAAACCGAGAGGAAGGAGTGGTTCCAGCTGCTTGGAGGTGTGTCAGTTCAGGCTTCCCGGGAAGGCCGTGACACTTGATGTGAACAGAGCCTTGAAGGATGAGTACATCCTTAGGACTTGGAGAGGGTGGCGTATAAGTGAAGAGCCTGTTCAAAGGCAGGAAGCATACAACTACAGGGCATGCACGAGGGCATGAGGTCTCTAGAAGCAACAAAAGGTCAAATGGCCTCACAGCAACTTCGTGAAGTAGGCCCAGTCCCTGATCTACAGAGGAGAGATCTAGAGCTTTCCCAGGCCTGGCAGGATTTGTCCTCAGTCCTGATCACCACTGTGAGCTCCTGGCCCACCCTCTTCTGTTGACTCTCTGGAAAGATCCCT is a genomic window of Vulpes vulpes isolate BD-2025 chromosome 10, VulVul3, whole genome shotgun sequence containing:
- the CITED4 gene encoding cbp/p300-interacting transactivator 4; translated protein: MADHLLLAEGYRLLPRPPPAAPAHGPHALRTLQPYPGPGLDGGVRPRGAPLGPPPPPPPPPGALAYGAFGPPPAFQPFPAAGGAHLQPVATLHPGRATAPPGAPGGPPCLQPAPGAPAPAPAPAPPPPAHALGCMDAELIDEEALTSLELELGLHRVRELPELFLGQSEFDCCSDLGAAPPAGSVSC